GCTGGGAGTGGTGGTTGAACTGAACAGGGTGTGTACTACACACATGTCACTATGTGTGCATATCTGGTCCTATGTGTGCTAGAGCATGTGTTCACAGAACTAAAGCTTTGCACACCCATCTGTTTGTGGATTTGGAAAGGGAACAGTAAAAAGGAGAGAGCAGTTTTGGCTAGGAAGCAGGAATAGAGCTCCAAGTATTGGTTTGCTGGGTTCCCTTTATTGGACACCCCACTATCCCTGGGGTTAAGAGGAGAAACCGGCTGGAGTGGCTACAAGCTCCCCAGGCATTTTGCGAACCAAATAAGAAGAGGAGAGGGCTCCACTCCCAGCACATGCCACAGTTACCAGATTAAGCTGGTTGCCTTGGTAACCTCCTCTCTGGGCAGGATTTGGGATTGTCGGTTAGGAAGGGGGAAGAATTGGGGAGTGTGGAGGGTGTGGGGGTTGGAAATAAGAGGCAGAGACACTTCTGGGAACTGAAAGCTTGGGGACTAGGACCCCACCACCCCTGCAACTACTCAAGGATATTGGACAGAGACTAAGTTCAAGGACTTGAATCTGGAAGGAAAGCCAGCATTGAGTCATGGCCCtcctagaacagtggttctcgCCCTAGGTGCACATTGGAATCCAGGGGAAATTCTCAAAAATACTGATGCATAGGTCACACTCTAAagcaattaaatctttaaaacgaGGCCAATGTTtctggcattttttaaagatccccAAGTGGTACTTGCTTCAGCAGAACACATACTGAAGTTGGAACTATATAGATTAGCTTGGtccctgcacaaggatgacatgGAAAAGATCCCCAAGTGATTCAAATAGCTAGGGTTGAGGATCACTGCCCCAGAGGGACAATCCAACCTGAGTGGGCTGCCAATGCAGGGAGACAACTTCAAGATTTGAAGTTCCTACTGTTCTGGGTCACTCACAAGGTAACAGGCCTATGTGTTGACTTCACAGAGGATGGGGGTTGGCGTGGAAGAAATAGTGGGAGAGTGGTATGATTAACAGCTGTTTAGAGGGTGGCAAAGCAACTCCGAGTCCCTAAAAGGGGATGGGCCAACGCTACCTAAAGCTGATCTGTCTGCCCTTTATACTCCCTTTCTGCCCACCGAGAGGCAAGCTGGTAGGGTAGACAAACTGGGGGCTTTGCTGAGCTTGAGTTTCTTCTCTTCTCCGAGCTTGTTACCAGGGCAACAGAGCTCAATGGGATCTAACGTAGGACCGGGGAAGCAAGAGGCAGGGGTGAAGGGGAAGCATCTTAACATAGTCATTCCTGCTCCCAGTAACCTACCAAGACTGGCTGGCATTCTTTGCATGACCCCAGGAGATCAGGCCCATAGTTACCCATCACCTTGTGGAGGAAAGCAAATGGACATGAAGAGGAATTAGGGATAGGGTTTAAGAGTCATGGTCCGCCAGCTCAAGCAGCAGTACCAAAGGATGTAGGGGGAGTCCCAACTGTTTTAAGGTAGACACTAGGATGTCCATGCCCTCAGTGTACAAGGATTTGGGGTACCCAAGAACAGTTGCCACCAGCTCCACATTAAAATTTAActgcacccacacacacacacactgggatcAACCTCTGTAGTAAACTTCTGCCCTACCCAGGATCTGAAAGGAAACAAAGGTTGGAGCTGACCTGTGCACGTCAGAGGCCCAGCCAGTGGCCTTGGTAAGATAAGCGACAGCTGATGGTCTCAATTGCTTTTCTTTACCTCGACGAAGATTGAGCGAAGCCTCACTCTTAGGCTATGGTTCTTGGTACATTAGTGCCAATGTGTCTTTACTTTTCAAGAAGAAAGCTAACCACCTGTGCCTCCCTCATTTAGGACCTGGTACAGTTGCACATTTACTCACTGGCAAAACACTAACAAAGGTGAAAAGGATAACTACATTTCATTCGTTTTTCTGTCCTTGACACCTCCAATCTAAGGGACTACATGGTATCCTGGGTCTATGAGGCGATGGAGTTAGGAGAAGATAACCAGTGGGGAGTACAGACACACCTGTGGGCTCCTCACCTCTCGGGGCTTCCATTTCACAAATCCTGAGTTGGCAGGAGTTGTGACTGTGGCTCTGGGGAACCAGCAAGACCTCTCCTATCCCTCCCAAATCAAGACTCATGCAAAACACTGGCAAAGGAGCCAAGTTTACAGTCTAAATTTTATTATCTCCAAGTCACAATGCTGATCACAAATGTGCACCCTTTAAAACGgtaacaaacaacaacaacaacacacatgGAGAAATTCTTGCAACGAAACACAGTGGACCAACAGAGACAACTGTCACAGTGTCTTAAGGTCTGGGAATCTGGGCATGCTGCCCACAGGCTTGTGGAGACATCTTCAGGTTTAAGGCAAAGGGGACAGCCTACAAAAGGCACAACCATCAGCCACCCCTGGAAGAATCTCTTAGTTATTTCCTCCTTGGAGTCTACAGCTTGagtgcctctccccactccccaccccacacctgtGACTCAAAGAGTGGTTAGATTAGCTGCTGGAGAGAAGGAATAGAAACAGTGACATTACCTGGGGAGACATAGCCACCACCATCTCCCTCACGTTCTGTAGGACTGGGACAGTGGCCAAGTTACTCCCAGCAGACGCAAGTGCTGCAGCAACAGGAATTTCTCCTGCAGAGGCAGCAGGGGAGTGGTTCAGCGCCGTGGatagggaggaagagggaggaaccCTTGCCCCGAAAGTGACTGGTTTCCTTAGGCCTGAAGCCCAGATGTTTTGCAAGGACAGGAGCAGAACTTGGGGAAAACCAGGTAGTAACATCTAAAACACTTGTAGCAGGAAAGACAAGAAGAGCAACCGTAAAGTACAAGGTAGCTTGCTGGACAGTATCTGCCTCTACAGAGATGCATTGGTCCATAGCAACTGGAAAGGGGGTGTCATAGAAGGGAtggaaagaagagaagcagggcCCTCTAATTCCACTTACCTCAAAGACTGAGCCCCGAGGACTATATGAATATAGTCCCCTAAAAGGCAAAGGCTTACTCCACTCTCCCTTTCTCACAAAAGCATCTGGTTTGCCATCTCTCTCCACTGTAGAGACTTTGCCCTCAAGTAGAGGACTGATGCCTACCACAGTACAGGGACTGATGGAGGCTCAGATTCCTGAAAACAGAAGTCAAGTTGGGCTCCTACCACACACTCTGAGCTTTTCTCCACAACACTCTGTGGACAGCTCTGCTTCCACAGGGTTAGAGGAATTAAGAGAATCCAAGTATACAACAACAAAGGATGGCAAAAAATGAAAGGCCACCTCTTTGCAGGCTTGGTAGAGGAAAACTGGCTGGTAAAATTTCAATTATCTGGGATGCAGGGAAAATCCAAAAGTGAAAGCAGAGGAGCtagaaaataagaagaattaACCTGTCTCATTTAAAGGCagagagataaagaaactaaatgaataaatagcaaGCCAGGTTTTAAAAACGAacatcttaagaaacaaaacaaacaggaatgAGCTTCCCTGGGAGAAGACACTTCAATTTCCcaggaaaaaatgaagagtaaAAGACATGGACTTCTAGATGTAGACCCAGAAGCTGGCTGGGTCTCTGCTCCTCTGAGCACAGCCAACTCcagtaaagaaaagagaaggggaggaagtcCACTTGTTTGTCCCTTTCTCCAACAGAGCCTGTCCTCAGAGGTGGTCAGGGTTCCTTCTCATTCAGCTGCTTGCTGGTAGGAGCCACCCTGTATCTTTGAAGCCCTCCTGGGAGTACACAGCCAgctgtatttctcttctttcctgggTTCTCTAACAGCggtggggaaaagggaagaatCATCAAAGCATTAGCTATTTTCAAAAAGCCACCTCCCTAACAAATCAACAGAAAACCCCCATGGTCTTTCTTTATGACCTTTAAAATTAGCTCTGCTATGAACATCTCAAATTTAGATTTcccctttccttaaaaaagaatatcCTCCTGCATTTTTTCCTTGCAGCTTCCCAAATGAAATTCCGCCAAGTTAACAATGATTTCTGCTTCAACCCTGCTCAGTGCATTTGCAAAACAAAGCAGCTGGCCAATTTTGAGACTCCTGTAAGCTTCCCCATAAGATATCTCATGATTACAACTTGAAGCATTAATTAGGGGATTGTTAAGCAAGTAACCATGAGCAttagttttaagaatttataagaagcagggcacctgggtggttcagttggttaagcaactgccttcagctcaggtcatgatcctggagtgccaggaccgagtcccacatggggctccctgctcagcagggactatccttctccctttgaccctccccccactcatgcttgccctctctctctctcaaataaagaaataagatctctaaaaagaaattatgagaTCGTAATACCCATATACTTACTTTTGTATGATGTTTGATTTAAAATACTTAGGAACTCCTATTAACTGGAACCCCTGCTTACAACCTGAAATAAGAAATTTAGAATTTGTTACCAGTcattaaaaaaaccaaccaaccaaccatggagacacacccagaaaaggagagaaaactaggagaaaggaaagcacaCTGATGTTGGAAGCAGCTCTCATACCTCAGGTGGTGGGGGCTTGATGGTGACTGGCTGAGGAGTCCtccggggtggggagggctttGGCTGCACCTGCTGCTGGGCGGGGTTATAGTATGTCACTCCTCCATATACCTGTGATGGGGCCTGTGACCCAATAAGGTAGAAGGAAAAAAGTTAGGGATAAATTCACCTAAACTAGGATGAACAGGAAACATTATTCAGGTAAAAAAATGTACTCAGGAATTTTATAAATCTCTAAGCTGTTCCCCtttaaaataagtgattattcatTTATGCCTTACTATATCCTAATTATGTTCTGGTTTGTACTTTTTCAAAGTACTACTTAGCTTTCTCTGACTCCTACCATCAACTGAAAAATGGAAGAGGCTGAGCTCAATGGTGACACTTCACACACCGGAAGGTGTCAACCTGTTGGGAGTTAAGCAGTACAGGGAGTGTAAGGATAATACAGCTTCTCCATTCAACTGAATAAACAGCAGACATGGACATCTAAGACATACCGAAGCACTTGAATGAAACACCATTAAAGAAACCGAAGAGGGCGCCTAAgtagctcagtccgttaagcaactgccttgtctcaggtcatgatcccaggggcctgggatcgagtcccatgagtctacttctccctcttccccctgctcacatttgcacacactctctctcctctcgcaaataaataaaatctttaaaaagaaagaaagaaacaaacaaacaaaagagaataaacagATGATGGGCATTACATAAGCTGCATTTCCAGCTCCTGACCACCAAGAGGCATCCTGGCGCCACACACAAAATCAGTGGCAATGAAATGTTCTCTCAAATTGAGCATTCTCCCCATACCACATGCTTATCTGATTTAAAGGATGTGTACCTAGAAAAATCTGCTCATTAGCCATCTCACCTGCGTATTAGGATACAGatgaggtggtggtgggggaggcagtGCCCCTGGAGCATAAGGGTAACTGGGATTACCAAAGTTCATGACGCCTGGAGCAGAAAAGTAAGTAGGAGCAAGCAACTGCTGAGGTGGTGGCTGCCCTGGAGACATGGACACTGGTGGGGGATAGAGGCCTGGATTAGGCAGAGGTGCCGCAGTCTGGTGGGGATGTAAACCTgcacaggaagaggaaaacaaaaactgaaacagagaaCAGCATCATTTCCATGGGATGGCTTGGCTgccctgctcagcacagactcAGGATGGAAGTCCTCAGGATGGACTCAAGACGAGTTTGTTGCCCAAGCAGCCAGAGTGGCTAGCCTTGTGAGCAAGCAGCACAGAGCTCAGAACGATGGAGTCTGTGAAGCCCCCAACACATATCCTCATGTACTGGAAAAATACAAGCAGAGGGGCAAAGCTTACCTGGGTGGGGAAGGTGCATTTCTGGCTGCACAATCATGccctggggaggcagtggggCAGGGCTGTCACCATGGGTATAGATTGGTCCCTGGAACTGCACTGTAAGATATCACATTGGGACTCTCATAAACCCTCACTCTTCATATCACATGGACAAATCTCCTTGTCCCCCAAACCCTTTAAAAGATGTTCTCAATTTTCCAAGTGAAGAAAGCAGCAGCCAGACAATGTCTGATAACCACTGTGAGAAGTCAGAAGGCAAACTCAGAAGGCAAGAGGCTGGTCTCTTAGTTCACTCTGGGCTGCCAAGAAAGGTGTGccaataataagaaaaaactcACGTGGATCATAGTAATGTCCCTCCATGATACTGATGTGCACAGGAGGAGCAGGGGGCTCTGGCACAGGTCTTTGCCGCTGAGATGAATAGCGTTTGGCTCGCCCACCCTGGACACCCTGAAATAAAGAGGTCTGAGCAAAAAGACTCCAAGAGAGCTGACTCTCATATCAAGTTCCACCTTCCTTCAGGTACATGGCATATGTATTTgcaaaatgaggggcgcctgactggcccagtcagaagagcatgcaactcttcatcttggggttgtgagattgagccccatacgggtatagagattacttaaataaaggaaaaaagaaagaaagaaagaaagaaagaaagaaagagaaagaaagaaagaaagaaagaaagaaagaaagaaagaaagaaagaaagaaagaaagagtagaagCGCCTgggctcagtaggctaagcatccaacttctgattttcgttcaggtaatgatctcaaggtcacaagatcaagacccacactgggctctgtgctgagctgagCATGGGGAACTGCTTAggttctccttctctgtctctctctgcactgctcccccaccctctgctgtgcactctttctctctaaaaaaaaatagaggaaagaaaagaggatttGCAAAATGAATTGAAAAACCAACGAGAAACATCAAGATCTAAACCTGGGCCCTGCTACCCTTTCTGGAGAgccaaattaaaagaaatatgggTAAATCAATGAAACACTGACTCCCAAAATGTTATCTTAGTTTAAACCATGAATAGCTGTTGcatgcagccccctcccccaactactccctctccctttctgtaCCATTTCTTCCATCCGGTTAAACTGAGGTCCTGCTCCCATATGTATGTGGTTGGGCATACCTGTGACACAGCAAAACAAAATTCACGGCTTAAGAGCAGATAGGTATGAGTGGGACTAAAGAGAACATCAAGAAAACTGACAAGTTAAAGAATACAACATGGGGAactgctttcttcttttaaactGACAAAATTCCTTTTAAAGTATCTCTgcgggttgcctgggtggctcagtgggttaagcctctgccttcagctcaggtcatggtctcaaggtcctggaatcaagccccacattgggctctctgctcagtggggaacctgcttccccctctctccctgcactaactctctgcctacttatgatgtcaaataaataaataaaatttttaaaaaacaaaatgagggacgcctgggtggctcagttggttaagcagctgccttcggctcaggtcatgatcccagcgtcctgggatcgagtcccacatcgggctccttgctcagcagggagcctgcttctccctctgcctctgcctgtgctcgctctctccccctctctctctctgataaatttaaaaaaaaatcttaaaaaaaaaaaaaaaaaaagaaacaaaaataataataaagtatctCTGCTTCCTGTCAATAGCATTTGGAAATTTGCCCCTACTTGTATGCAAGCTGAGTACAACAATAAAAAGCCTttaaatgtggggaaaaaaggacTTCAATGAGAAAATGCAATTTTCCCACTAAATATTTCCCAGTACAGAATCCCTGGGAGGTTATAATCAGCACAGTCCATTATCAAACATATTGAAAAAATTTCAGCCCTAGTTTGAGAAACAACTGGACATTCTGTGAATGTGCCCAATTGTTCTTGGCCACAGAGTTCTAGGCTGGAAGTCTGGGAAGACACTCCTCTCTGGCTGAAAATGACTCACGACAAAAAAAGGGTATTTTAGAGATTGTCTTCCAATGGCAATAAGGTATCTGTAGAAGGGTATAGTCCTCATCCTATGATTAACTCCAGGTCCAGTTTAGGCTACACGGGTTTTTGGTATTCAAAAATCATGCACACCAGAAAAGAATGCTGAAATTCCCagtccaggggcacctaggtggctcagtaggttaagcctctgccttcggctcaggtcatgatcccagagtcctgggatccagccccacatcgggttcgctgctcagtggggcgcctgcttccccgttcacctctctgcctgcctctctgcctacttgtgatctctctgtcaaataaataaataaaatctttaaaaaaaaaaaaaaagagagagagaaagaaagaaattcccagTCAAAATGAggattatcaatttttaaattcaaatcagATTTCAGAAATTAAGGAAAGGATCCTTTTATCTACCTGACTGGAGGGAGACATAGACAGATGGGCAAGAACGATGGTAAATAGGTCCCAGCTTCTAGAACTATGCTGTCCACTGTGATATCCAGTAGCcacatataattatttaaatctcAATTAATTAAAagttcagttcctcagtcactCTGGCCACAATACAAATATTCAAAAACTTCTGACACTATGAAAGTTCTATAGGGCAGCCTAGTTCTCCATTAAGAAATTTCTTTAGGCTTTCTTTTCAAACAGACTACACAATTCTCATCCAAATTCAAGTAAGTCTGTCTCTGCCTTCAAACATTCAACCATTAGCTCATATAATAAGACTACTGCCACCATCTTCCAACTTTTCCTACAGAGAATGGGTAAAAGATTCTGTATGCAGGAGCTCCGTATCAATGGCTAGTCAGGTAATAGTAGGCCAAGTAGTAGGGGTAGTCTTGGGTAACAGATAAAACTTCTCTGAGGTCTTTGGATGAATATACCCACGAATCCCTCTGTTTCTTTCAATGAGAACAAAGATATTTGTCAGACCCCATATCCCTGAGACGCAAATCCCATACCCACAAACCCAATGATGAACAAGGTAAAAAGCTAGTCACTAACCCTAAAGTACCTACCACGAAGCTCACGTGGTTGCAGGAATGAAGGCTGCCCGGGACTCCAATTCTGTTCTGTTATATTTAGTTGTGCCACATCTTGCTCAAGTCCACTTGTTGTAGAATCCACCGGAGCCTCCCAGTTTCCAGTCTTAGCAGGTGGAGGAGGGGTCGTTTCTGGGACTTGAGGTGCTGGGTTTAGCCCTTCGGGTGGAGGGGGCACCTCTTCTGCAATCTTGACTGCATCTCCAGCTTTGATTCTGGTTCTTCTTGCCCGGGAATAGGATTTCTTCTCAACAGGCCTGTCAGGGGCTGGTGGTACAGTGTCGGGAGCAGCAGCTGGTATCTCTGAGGTCGCCTCTTCCTTCTCCGGACTGCCAAGCACTTGAGCATCAGCTTCTGGAGATGGGTCCCGTGCAGGAGTCTGCTCTAGGCGCCGTGATCGGTAACTGCTTTCATGTTTAACAGTCTCACCAGACCGACCACCATGCTGCCCACCAGCCTCCATAGGCCTAAAACCAGCACGGCCTTCCTTGAAGCCCCCAGATCGAGAGTAATTCCTGGGAGTAGACATTCGGCCAGTCCCTGCAGCATTCCTATTGATAAATGTCCTTGGTGGTAGGGTGCCCCCAGGACCCTGATGGCGATGGGACTTGTTTGGTCGCTCAACAATCCAGTTTGGATCTCTTTGCGGAGGACTCccaaacctaaataaatggaacgataaagtcttaagaaaagaaataataataagaccACTAAAGATCTAAACTGAGGGTCAGGGAGACTTCCCATATTCCTCATCCACTGAATTACAGGCtggaatggcattttaaaaagcagagttctggggtgcatgggtggttcaacaggttaagcctctgccttcagctcaggtcatggtcttagggtcctggaatcgagctccgcattgggctctctgcttagccaggagtctgcttccccatctctcttcctgactgcctctctgcctacttgtgatctctctctgtcaaataaataaataaaatcttgaaagtaaataaataaataaacaaacaaacggatgaatgaatgaatgaataaataaataaaatagcagagTTCTTTCTACAAATATAAACAGTGTAAACCAAAACTTTCTCACCTAGGCTTCCGGATTCTTCGGGGTTTGATGTCATCGGGATCGTGAGCTGAGCGGATATCATAGCCATAAAGGGCAATGAGCTCCTGTCGGGACTTTGGAGCTTGTTCATCTTCCCGGAATTTGTCATGTTCCCAACGACCCTCATCCTTCCAGAGCTTTCGCTGACGCCCCTTGGGTCTGGATTAAACCAGGGAGAAGTATCTTAGGTAGGCAGACTCTGCCaagtaaagacacacacacacaaaaaaaagaaggctgGGCAGAAAAACAGGAAGAACTTCACTGGTCTCCCCATCTTCCCAGATGGAGCgcacaaaaccaagagtcaatcaCAGCACtgcagggcctgctgggctcaaacagaacacacacagaaaaacggGGAGACTACCTCAAACTACTCGGCACCCTGAAAACATCTCTTGCTTGTAAAGCAACTTACACAAGTACTTCATGTCCCAGAGGCTTGAGCCTCAGACTAAAGAAGACAGTGAAGTATGTATTCAGATCCCAGCTCCTCCACCAATAGTTACCAAAGATCCtaagcctcactttcctcatttgtACAAAAATGATAATCATAATAACCTTAAAGTACTGTGAGCAGTAAATTAGCAAAGTGCCTGGCCTATAGTAAGCACTAAATATGTACTACACAGTAGCAACAAGAGGCTGTTACCTGACTTCCTCCTCCTGCGTTTGTCCTCGAAGATCATGCTCAAAGAAAAGCCCTTTCCGGGGTATGTATGCTGGGTTCTTCCGGTCTTCATCATCATCCAAATGCTTAGGGCCCTTTTTACCCACTTTGTTCTCCACAGGTTCTGTGCTCTCCTAGAAGACAGATAAAGGGCTCCTTATTCTCTCCAAGGTTAAGAGCCCTTATTCTGACCCCCAAAGTGGAGGCCTTTGGTGAACACTGACCTGTCcatccccactctgcctctctccagtCACAGTGCCTTTGGTGTCAggcttttcctctcctttctcttcttttgctgaAGAATTAGCAGCATCATTGGCTTCTGATTTCAGCTCCACTTTGGAGTTTTCCTCTTCACTGTATTCCCCTTCTTCACCCTGAAAAAAATTACCCTGTCAGTTCAAAACggtgcatttttttccccattctttaagtgaacattttctaatgaaattttaatataatgtaaggattaaaaacaaacatatcaaTATCCTTACTAAAATTTCTGAAGGATGGGGCACTTAAAAAAAgcacaatagaaaaaataaatgcacatacATTTATACAGATACATGTAAGTTTTCCAGGATATGGAAGGAAATGTTAACATTGGTAGCCTCTGGGGAAGGAACCCAGGAAATATGAAAGGGAGGCTTTAAACTGCCTAGAATACAGAAGGAGATGTTAATAATTTCTCTCCATCTTCATGGATTGTTTCTTAAACATGCAGGGCCTAAAAATTACACTTCAACTCAAGTTGTGAATTCTCCCATCTCAAAATGGTTTAGGCAGATTCTCAACCTTTTAGATTATGTGGACCTTCTTTTTAGGCTCTCTAATTTTCATGGATCTCCATTAGACAGTAACTTGGTGTAATATCCACTGACTGAAAAAACGTATGACAAACAACTACTACACATtcaatacatcaaaataaatttacattgcattaatttatatattcaaaaacaGTACTACATAAAGGTGGGAAATATAGACTTAGTCTATAAATAATAAGCTCAACTACTGAACTTGCAAACTCTTTGTAATAACACTATGATTTCTCAAGGCACTATTTACTCTCAAATAAGGAAAGAGtggattacattttttttttttaagattttatttatttatttgacagagagaaacagatcacaagtaggcggagaggcaggcagaagtggcaggggaagcaggctgcctgctgagcagaaagcccaatgcggagttcgatcccaggatcctgagatcatgacctgagccgaagacagaggcttaacccactgagccacccacgcgcccctgtaTGATTTTATCTGAATGAGagcagagcaagcaagagagagaatacgagcagggatgaggggcagagggagagggacaagtgaattccccactgggcagggagcctaatgtggggcttgatccccagaccctgagatcaccacctgagccaaaggcagatgctgaaccgactgagccacccaggcaagccCTACccacactgtttttttttctttaagatttttttttaaagaccttatttatttatttgagagtgagagagaattagagaaagagagagagcatgagaagggggagggtcagagggagaagcagactccctgtcaagcatggagcccaatgctggactcgatcctgggactccaggatcatgacctgagatgaaggcagttgcttaaccaaatgagccaccaggTGCGTTACCCATAGCTTTTTAATAACCAAGCACCCTTGAT
This region of Mustela lutreola isolate mMusLut2 chromosome 15, mMusLut2.pri, whole genome shotgun sequence genomic DNA includes:
- the CASC3 gene encoding protein CASC3 translates to MADRRRQRASQDTEDEESGASGSDSGGSPARGGGSCSGSAGGGGSGSLPSQRGGRAGALHLRRVESGGAKSAEESECESEDGIEGDAVLSDYESAEDSEGEEGEYSEEENSKVELKSEANDAANSSAKEEKGEEKPDTKGTVTGERQSGDGQESTEPVENKVGKKGPKHLDDDEDRKNPAYIPRKGLFFEHDLRGQTQEEEVRPKGRQRKLWKDEGRWEHDKFREDEQAPKSRQELIALYGYDIRSAHDPDDIKPRRIRKPRFGSPPQRDPNWIVERPNKSHRHQGPGGTLPPRTFINRNAAGTGRMSTPRNYSRSGGFKEGRAGFRPMEAGGQHGGRSGETVKHESSYRSRRLEQTPARDPSPEADAQVLGSPEKEEATSEIPAAAPDTVPPAPDRPVEKKSYSRARRTRIKAGDAVKIAEEVPPPPEGLNPAPQVPETTPPPPAKTGNWEAPVDSTTSGLEQDVAQLNITEQNWSPGQPSFLQPRELRGMPNHIHMGAGPQFNRMEEMGVQGGRAKRYSSQRQRPVPEPPAPPVHISIMEGHYYDPLQFQGPIYTHGDSPAPLPPQGMIVQPEMHLPHPGLHPHQTAAPLPNPGLYPPPVSMSPGQPPPQQLLAPTYFSAPGVMNFGNPSYPYAPGALPPPPPPHLYPNTQAPSQVYGGVTYYNPAQQQVQPKPSPPRRTPQPVTIKPPPPEVVSRGSS